CAGATCAATTCCTGGAAGAATTGCCATGGAAACCGAACCCTTTGTACAGCAACTCTTTGTTGCAAAAGAAAATCCAGAACAAAGTTATTTCGACTTTAATTTAAAATTATACATTGCCAGAAAAGTCACAGAACACACGATCATAAACTCAAAATTATCTGAGAATAACTTTTTTTATGTGCCCAGCTTATCTACTAAAATTATCATCTTCAAAGGCTTATTAATGCCCGAAGATATTAGTCTTTATTTTAAAGATTTAATGGATCCTCGAGTGGTTACAAGGTTAGCTTTAGTGCACCAGCGTTTCTCCACAAATACCTTTCCTACTTGGGATTTAGCACAACCTTTTAGGTATATGTGCCATAATGGAGAAATAAACACCTTAAGAGGTAATGTAACCCGCATGCGTTCTCGTGAAGAATTGTTAAAAAGTGATTTATTTGGAGACGAAATAAAAAATATACTTCCGGTAATCCTACCCGGAAAATCGGACTCTGCCACTATGGATATGGTGGTCGAATTATTGTTAATGACAGGACGCTCTTTGCCCGAAGTCATGATGATATTAGTGCCAGAAGCTTGGGAGAAAAATCCTGAGATGTCAGAAGCTAAAAGAGCATTTTACGAATACAACTCATGCTTATCTGAACCCTGGGACGGACCCGCTTCTATCCCATTTACAGATGGTAATTATATTGGTGCCGTATTAGATCGTAACGGACTAAGACCATCGCGCTATTCGGTAACTAAAGATGGGTATGTAATTATGTCTTCAGAAGTCGGTGTTGTTGACATAGCTCCTGAAAATGTTGAATTGCATGGCAGGTTAGAGCCCGGAAAAATGTTCTTGGTGAATATGGAAGAAGGTCGCATTATTAATGATGAAGAAATTAAAGAAGAAATAGCCCAAAGATATCCTTATAAAAAATGGCTTGATAAAAACTTGGTACATCTTAAAGACATCCCTTACAACGATTGTCCATTATTTTTAAATGAAGCTTCTTTGGAAAAAAGAAAGGCAGCTTTTGGCTACACTCTTGAAGACATCCATACCATTATTTTACCGATGGGTGAAAAAGCCATTGAACCATTAGGGTCTATGGGTAGCGACACACCCATTGCAATTTTGTCTGAAAGACCACAGTTAATTTACAACTATTTTAAGCAATTATTTGCACAAGTTACCAACCCTCCACTGGATGGTATTCGTGAAGAACTAATTACAGATATCAGTTTAACCTTAGGTAGCGATCATAATATTTTTGACTTTACAGAACTACATTGCAGAAAATTAAAAATTCAAAATCCTGTCATATCAAAAGAAGATTTAGACAAAATTAAAAATTACGATGCAAGTCCCGATTATAAGGTTACCGAAATTCCAATTCTCTACGAAATCAACAAAGGAAATAACGGTCTTGAAGACGCCTTAGAAGCCATGTTAGCCACGGCCTCAAAAGCTATAGATGCTGGCACTAACATCATTATCCTTTCAGACAGAAACGTCAGTAAGGATTTGGCTCCGATTCCTGCTGTTTTGGCCTGCTCCTACGTAAATAGCGGCTTGCAGAGACTTAAAAAACGTTCTAATGCAAGCGTTATAATTGAATCTGCAGAACCTAGAGAAGTACATCATTTTGCCCTCTTATTTGGTTTTGGCGCAAGTGCAATTAACCCGTATCTAGTCAATGAAATTATACATGAACAAATAATAGAGAATAATATCACTGATTATTCTGCTGATCAAGCCATAGCCAATTATAATAAAGCCGTTGGTAAAGGTATTTTAAAAGTGATGAACAAAATTGGCATTTCTACCCTTAACTCGTATCGAGGTTCTCAACTATTTGAATGTATCGGAATTAATACGAAAGTAGTAGAAAAATATTTTCCAAATACCGTTACTAGAATTGAAGGAATTGGTCTTTATGAAATTGAAAAAGAAATTGCGAAACGCCATAAAAATGCCTTTAACTCATCGGAAGTAGCCGCAAACTTAGACTTAGAAATTGGGGGTGAATATCGTTGGCGAAGAGACGGAGAAAAACACATGTTTAATCCGCTTTCAATAGCCAAATTACAGCAGTCGGTTCGCAACAATGAGCCAGAATCGTACAAGGAATTTGCAAGTATGGTCAACGAACAATCAAAAAATTTAATGACTATTCGTGGTTTATTTGAATTCTCTAATTACGATCCTATTCCTTTAGAGGAAGTAGAACCTTGGACAGAAATTGTAAAACGCTTTAAAACGGGTGCCATGTCGTATGGCTCTATTAGTAAAGAAGCCCATGAAAATTTAGCAGTAGCCATGAACCGAATAGGCGGAAAAAGTAATTCAGGAGAAGGAGGAGAAGATGCTGATCGCTTTTACAAAAATGCTACGGGTGACTGGAAAAATAGCGCTATAAAACAAGTAGCTTCTGGTAGGTTTGGTGTAACCTCGAACTACTTGACAAATGCACAGGAAATTCAAATTAAAATGGCCCAAGGTGCTAAGCCTGGAGAAGGCGGTCAATTGCCTGGTCCAAAAGTGAATCCTTCTATTGCTAAAACAAGAAACTCTACGCCTTACGTCGGCTTAATATCTCCTCCACCGCATCATGATATTTATTCGAT
The sequence above is drawn from the Cellulophaga sp. Hel_I_12 genome and encodes:
- the gltB gene encoding glutamate synthase large subunit gives rise to the protein MALKKQGLYLPEFEHDNCGAGFICSLKGKKSNDIIHKALEILEKLEHRGAVSSDGKTGDGAGILIDIPHDFFQDECNFELPLPGNYATGNIFFPQKQNQREFCISVFEENIKKQGLQLLGWRNVPVNRSIPGRIAMETEPFVQQLFVAKENPEQSYFDFNLKLYIARKVTEHTIINSKLSENNFFYVPSLSTKIIIFKGLLMPEDISLYFKDLMDPRVVTRLALVHQRFSTNTFPTWDLAQPFRYMCHNGEINTLRGNVTRMRSREELLKSDLFGDEIKNILPVILPGKSDSATMDMVVELLLMTGRSLPEVMMILVPEAWEKNPEMSEAKRAFYEYNSCLSEPWDGPASIPFTDGNYIGAVLDRNGLRPSRYSVTKDGYVIMSSEVGVVDIAPENVELHGRLEPGKMFLVNMEEGRIINDEEIKEEIAQRYPYKKWLDKNLVHLKDIPYNDCPLFLNEASLEKRKAAFGYTLEDIHTIILPMGEKAIEPLGSMGSDTPIAILSERPQLIYNYFKQLFAQVTNPPLDGIREELITDISLTLGSDHNIFDFTELHCRKLKIQNPVISKEDLDKIKNYDASPDYKVTEIPILYEINKGNNGLEDALEAMLATASKAIDAGTNIIILSDRNVSKDLAPIPAVLACSYVNSGLQRLKKRSNASVIIESAEPREVHHFALLFGFGASAINPYLVNEIIHEQIIENNITDYSADQAIANYNKAVGKGILKVMNKIGISTLNSYRGSQLFECIGINTKVVEKYFPNTVTRIEGIGLYEIEKEIAKRHKNAFNSSEVAANLDLEIGGEYRWRRDGEKHMFNPLSIAKLQQSVRNNEPESYKEFASMVNEQSKNLMTIRGLFEFSNYDPIPLEEVEPWTEIVKRFKTGAMSYGSISKEAHENLAVAMNRIGGKSNSGEGGEDADRFYKNATGDWKNSAIKQVASGRFGVTSNYLTNAQEIQIKMAQGAKPGEGGQLPGPKVNPSIAKTRNSTPYVGLISPPPHHDIYSIEDLSQLIYDLKSANREARINVKLVSEVGVGTVAAGVSKAKADVILISGFDGGTGASPLTSLKHAGLPWELGIAEAQQTLVLNDLRNRIVLECDGQLKTGRDVAVACLLGAEEFGFATAPLVASGCIMMRVCHLNTCPVGIATQNPELRKKFKGKPEHVVNYMYFVAQELREIMAQLGFRTINEMVGQVQKLDRNKAIEHYKAAGIDLTPILYKVDVPTGTKFYNTQKQEHHIEKSIEFDIIAKAHPALFRKEKMSVDYPINNLNRAVGAILSNEISKIYGAEGLPENTLKLNFTGSAGQSFGAFSTKGITMIVNGNTNDYLGKGLSGAKLIIKVPEKASFKPEDNVITGNVTLYGATSGEAYINGKAGERFCVRNSGAKAVVEGIGDHGCEYMTGGIAVILGEVGRNFGAGMSGGIAYIFDDKKTFEKNCNKAALNLLPVDEDKDIAELRALIENHYNATLSPLAQRILEKWEASLPKFIKIFPEEYKQALIRLENEKLQTI